TTTGCGAGGTTGTTCTTGACGTGATCCTGTATCTTCTCCCTGAGTTCGTCGGAAGGCTCGGCGTCGTCTGCAACCTGGACGTAAGCCTTGACTATGTTTCCTCTAACCTCGTCGGGAATGCCCACGACAGCGACCTCGGCGATCTCCTCGACTTCCATGATCTCGTTCTCGACCTCGACGGGTCCTATGCGGTAGCCCGACGATATGATGAGGTCGTCGTCTCTCGACTGGAACCAGATGAAGCCGTCCTCGTCCTTCTCGGCGAGATCTCCGGTGAGGTACCAGTCGCCCTCGTGTACCTCCTCGGTCTTCTCGGGCTTGTTTATGTACTTCTTGAACTTGACGGGGTCGTCCGCCTTGAGGGCGATCTCGCCGAGTTCGCGGGGCTCACACGGCTCTAGAGTATCCTGGTCTATGACCTCGACCTCGTGTCCGGGGAACGGAAGTCCCATGCTGCCGGGCTTGACGTCCCAGAGCTTGTCGCAGTTTCCGACGAGGAGGTTCGCCTCTGTCTGTCCGTAGAGCTCGTTTATATGGATGCCGCGTTCCTGTCCCCATTCGAGAGCCTCGGGTGTGAGCGACTCTCCTCCCGAGACGATGAACTCTAGTTCGAGGTCGTAGGGGTCGTCGTCCTCCTGTCTCAGCATGTTGAGAGCCGTCGGAGGTACGAATCCGTGGCTGATGCCGAACTTCTCCATGAGCTCGTACTGCTGCTCGGGTATGAACTTGCCGAGGTTGGTACCCACGACGGGCTGTCCGTAGTAGAGAGCGGGGACGAGACAGTCGAACATTCCTCCCGCCCACGCCCAGTCAGCGGGTGTGTAGTAGACGCCTTCCATCTCCATGTTGTGGAGCATCTGGAAGCCGGGGAGATGTCCTATAAGGATTCTGTGTCCGTGGAGGACTCCCTTGGGGTCTCCCGTAGTACCCGAGGTGTACATCAGGAGACAGTCGTCCTCAGGTGTGGTGTCGGCGGGCTCGAACTCGGTCGACTTCTCGTCGAGGTAGTCGTTGAAGAGTATCTCGTCGCCGTCCTCGGGCTCTCCGTCTCCGACTATGAGTATGTGTTCGAGAGAGTCGACGTCGTCCTTTATCTCACGTATAGTGTCCATCTTTGTGTGGTGGACGACTATCGCCTTCGCCTCGGAGTCGTTGAGCCTGTACCTGATTCCGTCCTTCTCAAAGGTGTACGCGAGAGGCAGTGAGATAGCGCCGTACCTCCACGTTCCGGTGTGT
This is a stretch of genomic DNA from Candidatus Afararchaeum irisae. It encodes these proteins:
- a CDS encoding AMP-binding protein produces the protein MLEGMDLSGVESYEEAREEFEWEIPDKFNMGTAAIDQHADDRGRVAHFWENKYGENETWTFWQFQKRTNQYGNALDDLGVTQDDVVAVHVPQQPETIVAHTGTWRYGAISLPLAYTFEKDGIRYRLNDSEAKAIVVHHTKMDTIREIKDDVDSLEHILIVGDGEPEDGDEILFNDYLDEKSTEFEPADTTPEDDCLLMYTSGTTGDPKGVLHGHRILIGHLPGFQMLHNMEMEGVYYTPADWAWAGGMFDCLVPALYYGQPVVGTNLGKFIPEQQYELMEKFGISHGFVPPTALNMLRQEDDDPYDLELEFIVSGGESLTPEALEWGQERGIHINELYGQTEANLLVGNCDKLWDVKPGSMGLPFPGHEVEVIDQDTLEPCEPRELGEIALKADDPVKFKKYINKPEKTEEVHEGDWYLTGDLAEKDEDGFIWFQSRDDDLIISSGYRIGPVEVENEIMEVEEIAEVAVVGIPDEVRGNIVKAYVQVADDAEPSDELREKIQDHVKNNLAKHEYPRELDFVDDFPKTATGKIRRKTLRDREIEKQQD